A stretch of the Marivirga tractuosa DSM 4126 genome encodes the following:
- a CDS encoding glycosyltransferase — MNENNTIENEKHILTEIAWEVCNQVGGIYTVIRSKVPTMVKNWGKNYFLIGPYAPKEAATDFEEAEFGHDVIDETLRICREKGLHIKSGYWLVSGRPQTLLFDHKSSFHQLGDIKYYYWQNHGIDFKNHDPLMDEVLAFGYMVHIFLSEMTRVAIDKKIKPLAHFHEWMAGSAIPNLRRDQVPLQTVFTTHATLLGRYLAMNDPQFYDHLPFMDWHKEAVHFNVEANVKLERACVHGAHVFTTVSEVTGKECFHLLGRSPDKILPNGLNIERFSVLHEVQNLHHKYKQVLEQFIMGHFFKSYSFDLNKTLYFFTSGRFEYSNKGYDLTLEALARLNHRLKEARSPLTVVMFFITRQPIQSINPEVLNARAMLDKINTNSNAIVEQIKNRLYRQAASSKGDHKLPNLNDMVDDYWKLRHRRTIQAWKSGGLPPVVTHNLVDDANDNILNFLRTANLINHESDKVKVVYHPDFISSTNPLFGMEYDDFVRACHLGVFPSYYEPWGYTPLESLARGVASVTSDLSGFGDYMKNVSIGDKKHGMFIVKRANKSFHEAAEELTNVMWEFTQITSRERIDMRNQSEDLSEVFDWKNLYKAYENSYKMALETYF, encoded by the coding sequence ATGAATGAAAATAATACGATTGAAAATGAGAAACATATCCTAACTGAAATTGCTTGGGAAGTATGTAATCAAGTAGGAGGAATTTACACCGTAATCCGTTCTAAGGTTCCAACAATGGTCAAAAACTGGGGTAAGAATTATTTTTTGATTGGACCTTACGCACCAAAAGAAGCAGCCACTGATTTTGAGGAAGCTGAATTTGGACACGATGTAATAGATGAAACTTTAAGAATATGCCGCGAAAAAGGATTGCATATTAAATCTGGCTATTGGTTGGTTTCGGGAAGACCTCAGACACTACTATTTGATCATAAATCGTCTTTTCATCAATTAGGAGATATTAAATATTACTACTGGCAAAATCATGGTATTGATTTTAAGAATCATGATCCCTTGATGGATGAGGTATTGGCTTTTGGGTATATGGTGCATATTTTTCTTTCAGAAATGACTAGAGTAGCTATTGATAAGAAAATTAAGCCTCTGGCTCATTTTCATGAATGGATGGCGGGTTCGGCTATTCCGAATTTAAGAAGAGACCAAGTGCCTTTGCAAACAGTGTTCACTACTCATGCTACGCTTTTGGGAAGATACTTGGCAATGAACGACCCGCAATTCTATGACCACCTTCCTTTTATGGATTGGCACAAAGAAGCAGTCCATTTCAATGTCGAAGCAAACGTTAAATTAGAACGTGCCTGTGTACATGGTGCTCATGTTTTTACCACGGTAAGTGAAGTAACAGGCAAGGAGTGTTTTCATCTCTTAGGAAGAAGCCCTGATAAGATTCTCCCTAACGGTTTGAACATTGAGCGATTTTCGGTGTTACACGAGGTACAGAACTTGCATCATAAGTATAAGCAAGTATTGGAACAGTTTATCATGGGGCATTTTTTCAAGAGCTATTCTTTCGATTTGAACAAAACCCTTTATTTTTTTACTTCGGGTAGGTTCGAATACTCCAATAAAGGCTATGATTTAACCTTAGAGGCTTTGGCCCGCTTAAATCATCGTCTAAAGGAAGCACGGTCCCCACTAACTGTTGTCATGTTTTTCATAACTAGACAACCTATACAATCGATCAATCCTGAGGTTTTGAATGCCAGAGCCATGTTGGATAAAATCAATACGAATTCCAATGCAATTGTAGAACAAATTAAAAACAGACTGTATAGACAAGCTGCCTCTAGCAAAGGGGATCATAAGCTACCAAATCTGAATGACATGGTAGATGATTACTGGAAGCTTAGACACAGAAGAACCATTCAAGCTTGGAAGTCAGGTGGATTACCTCCTGTAGTCACGCATAACTTAGTGGATGATGCTAATGATAATATTTTAAATTTTTTAAGAACTGCCAACCTTATTAATCATGAATCCGATAAAGTTAAAGTAGTGTATCATCCTGATTTCATCTCTTCCACCAATCCATTATTTGGAATGGAATATGATGATTTTGTGAGGGCTTGCCATTTAGGGGTCTTCCCAAGCTATTATGAGCCGTGGGGATATACTCCTTTAGAATCACTGGCGAGGGGAGTTGCTTCGGTGACTTCAGATTTATCAGGATTTGGTGATTATATGAAAAACGTAAGCATCGGTGATAAAAAGCATGGCATGTTTATAGTAAAAAGAGCCAATAAAAGCTTCCATGAAGCTGCTGAAGAATTGACCAACGTGATGTGGGAATTTACTCAAATCACTAGCAGAGAACGAATAGATATGAGAAATCAATCAGAAGATTTGTCAGAAGTTTTTGATTGGAAGAATTTATATAAAGCCTACGAAAACAGTTATAAGATGGCTTTAGAAACTTATTTTTAA
- a CDS encoding DUF4301 family protein has product MDDKLREDIKNAGKSVELVEEQLERFKKGFPFLAIDRPATVGDGLIQLSDDSIDNFIAFYEKQSIDYNMIKFVPSSGAASRMFKRLYAFLEEDESQAEKDDFLKTFFEYIHDFAFSQALDENMQKNGSGLEEALNQKKYHAIVKALLLEEGLNYGNLPKGLLDFHDYRSGIKTPVGEHFTEGENYARGMEGKVRLHFTVSPEHQKLLQEHAEHVRKGFNDFEISFSQQKPETDTIAVNPDNTPFYNEDGSLLFRPAGHGALIENLNDLDHDIVFIKNIDNVVPDHLKLNTIHYKKALAGLLMSVQSKLFGYQNQLERNISELELLEIENFARKDLFLVFKDDYADLDFSEKVGYLQYLLHRPIRVCGMVKNTGEPGGGPFWVKEEDGSLSLQIAETSQIDPKDKKAQESLQNATHFNPVDLVCGIKDLHGRKFDLLKYRNPETGFITTKSKDGRELKALELPGLWNGAMSDWITLFVEVPLSTFNPVKTVNDLLREEHQAG; this is encoded by the coding sequence ATGGACGATAAACTGAGAGAAGATATAAAAAATGCTGGAAAATCGGTGGAGTTGGTAGAGGAGCAATTAGAAAGATTTAAAAAGGGCTTTCCATTTCTGGCAATTGACAGACCTGCAACAGTAGGAGATGGTTTAATTCAATTGTCTGATGATAGCATCGATAATTTTATTGCTTTTTACGAAAAGCAATCAATAGATTACAATATGATTAAGTTCGTCCCTTCAAGCGGTGCGGCTAGTCGCATGTTCAAAAGATTGTATGCTTTTCTAGAAGAGGATGAATCGCAAGCTGAAAAGGATGATTTTTTAAAAACTTTTTTTGAGTATATCCACGACTTTGCTTTTTCTCAAGCATTGGATGAAAATATGCAGAAGAATGGAAGTGGATTGGAGGAAGCTTTAAATCAAAAAAAATATCATGCCATTGTGAAAGCCTTGTTGTTGGAGGAAGGTTTGAATTATGGTAATTTACCGAAGGGGCTCTTAGATTTTCATGATTATAGATCTGGTATAAAAACCCCTGTCGGAGAGCACTTCACGGAGGGGGAAAATTATGCTAGAGGTATGGAAGGTAAGGTGCGATTGCATTTTACTGTCTCTCCAGAGCATCAAAAGCTATTGCAAGAGCACGCAGAACATGTGAGAAAGGGTTTTAATGATTTTGAAATTTCCTTTTCTCAACAGAAACCCGAAACTGATACAATTGCTGTTAATCCTGATAACACTCCTTTTTATAATGAAGATGGAAGTTTGCTATTTAGACCAGCTGGACACGGAGCTTTAATTGAAAACCTGAATGATTTGGATCACGACATTGTTTTTATAAAGAATATAGACAATGTGGTGCCCGATCATTTGAAGTTGAATACGATTCATTATAAAAAAGCTTTAGCAGGATTATTAATGAGTGTTCAAAGCAAATTATTTGGCTATCAGAATCAGCTGGAGAGAAATATCAGTGAATTAGAATTGTTGGAGATTGAGAATTTTGCTCGCAAAGATTTATTCTTGGTGTTCAAGGATGATTATGCTGATTTAGACTTTTCTGAAAAAGTAGGATACTTGCAGTATTTGTTGCATCGTCCTATCAGAGTTTGCGGTATGGTGAAAAATACCGGAGAACCAGGAGGGGGGCCTTTTTGGGTTAAAGAAGAGGATGGTTCTTTAAGTCTTCAGATTGCTGAAACTTCTCAAATTGACCCTAAAGATAAAAAAGCGCAAGAATCTTTACAGAACGCCACTCATTTTAATCCAGTTGATTTGGTTTGCGGTATTAAGGATTTACATGGTAGAAAATTTGATCTCTTAAAATATAGAAATCCAGAAACAGGTTTTATTACAACTAAATCAAAAGATGGTAGAGAATTAAAAGCTTTGGAACTTCCAGGGCTTTGGAATGGTGCTATGTCGGATTGGATTACACTTTTTGTGGAAGTGCCGTTATCCACTTTCAATCCAGTTAAAACTGTAAATGATCTATTAAGGGAAGAGCATCAGGCGGGGTAA
- a CDS encoding zinc ribbon domain-containing protein translates to MESTVAQKLDALKKLQGIDSKLDDIKKVRGALPDEVADLEDEIAGYETRIQKFDDSVQAIKDDIEAAKQGIKESEKLIAKYGEQQMSVRNNREYDAITKEVELQQLDIQIHEKKIKEAEAKIEDKVKGIEETKALHEDRVKDLESKRAELENIEAETEEEVAKLEKDREKALKKIEDRLAASYERLRGNVRNGLAVVPVKRGACGGCFNTVPPQRQADIRDRKKLIVCEHCGRILTDVEDEIVEEKPKKKRTTRKTTTAKKKKAE, encoded by the coding sequence ATGGAAAGTACTGTAGCACAAAAGCTTGATGCCTTGAAAAAATTACAAGGTATCGATTCAAAATTAGACGATATTAAAAAAGTGAGGGGAGCCCTACCTGACGAGGTAGCTGATTTAGAAGATGAGATTGCAGGCTATGAAACCCGTATTCAAAAATTTGATGATAGTGTTCAAGCTATCAAAGATGATATTGAAGCCGCTAAGCAAGGAATCAAAGAGTCAGAAAAGCTAATTGCCAAATATGGCGAGCAGCAAATGAGCGTTCGAAATAACCGCGAATATGACGCCATCACTAAAGAAGTAGAACTACAGCAATTGGATATTCAAATCCATGAGAAAAAAATCAAAGAAGCTGAAGCTAAGATTGAAGATAAGGTAAAAGGGATTGAAGAAACTAAAGCTCTACATGAAGACCGTGTAAAAGATTTAGAAAGCAAGCGCGCTGAATTGGAAAATATCGAAGCTGAAACTGAAGAAGAAGTTGCTAAGCTTGAAAAAGATAGAGAAAAGGCGCTTAAGAAAATTGAAGACCGATTAGCTGCTTCTTATGAAAGATTAAGAGGAAACGTTAGAAACGGTTTAGCTGTTGTTCCAGTTAAAAGAGGAGCATGTGGTGGTTGTTTCAATACCGTTCCTCCTCAGAGACAAGCCGATATTAGAGATAGAAAGAAATTAATCGTTTGTGAGCATTGCGGTAGAATCTTAACAGATGTTGAAGATGAAATCGTAGAAGAAAAGCCAAAAAAGAAACGTACTACAAGAAAGACAACTACTGCAAAGAAGAAAAAAGCGGAATAG
- a CDS encoding Nif3-like dinuclear metal center hexameric protein → MSKIKDIVQHLESIAPLAYQESYDNAGLIVGDANKNVSNVLITLDVTEEVIEEAISKKCELIVAHHPIIFKGLKKLTGSNYVERTVIKAIKNDIAIYASHTNLDNVKNGVNAKIAEKLELQNTEILSPKNGVLGKLSVFVPQENANDLKSALHGAGAGQIGEYKDCAFETAGKGSFLPSDKANPSIGKKGELETVDEHKIEVIFPLYLKNKILSAMKKAHPYEEVAYYLHQLENTFDDLGSGMIGEIVEPMDPKDFFDYLKDKMDLSVIKHTKEINRKIKRVAICGGAGSFLISQAKNKQADIYISSDIKYHEFFDADERLIIADIGHYESERFTNEIFYAILKENFANIALHLGQTVTNPIKYY, encoded by the coding sequence ATGAGCAAAATAAAGGATATCGTCCAACATTTGGAAAGCATTGCGCCTTTAGCCTATCAAGAATCTTATGATAATGCAGGTTTGATAGTAGGCGATGCCAATAAAAATGTAAGCAATGTTCTCATCACCTTAGATGTAACTGAAGAAGTAATTGAGGAAGCCATATCCAAAAAATGTGAGCTCATAGTAGCTCATCATCCTATTATTTTCAAAGGTTTAAAAAAATTAACAGGAAGCAATTATGTGGAAAGGACTGTCATTAAAGCAATAAAAAATGATATCGCCATTTATGCTTCTCATACCAATTTAGATAATGTTAAAAATGGAGTGAATGCTAAAATTGCAGAAAAGCTTGAGTTACAAAACACTGAAATCTTAAGTCCAAAAAATGGCGTCCTGGGTAAATTAAGTGTTTTTGTCCCTCAAGAAAATGCAAATGACTTAAAATCTGCATTGCACGGGGCTGGAGCAGGTCAAATAGGTGAATATAAAGATTGTGCATTCGAAACGGCTGGAAAAGGAAGTTTCTTACCATCGGACAAAGCCAATCCAAGCATAGGTAAAAAAGGAGAATTAGAAACAGTAGATGAACATAAAATTGAGGTTATCTTTCCACTTTACTTAAAAAATAAAATATTGAGTGCCATGAAAAAGGCTCATCCTTATGAGGAAGTAGCCTATTATCTGCATCAATTGGAAAATACTTTTGATGATTTAGGCTCAGGTATGATAGGAGAAATAGTAGAACCAATGGATCCCAAAGACTTTTTCGACTATCTTAAAGATAAAATGGACTTATCCGTCATAAAACACACTAAAGAAATAAACCGTAAGATTAAAAGAGTTGCAATTTGCGGAGGAGCAGGTTCCTTTTTAATTTCGCAAGCAAAAAATAAGCAAGCAGACATTTATATCTCATCTGACATAAAATATCACGAATTTTTTGATGCTGATGAAAGGCTGATTATAGCCGACATAGGGCATTATGAAAGCGAACGTTTTACAAATGAGATATTTTATGCAATTTTGAAAGAAAATTTTGCTAATATTGCACTCCATTTAGGACAGACTGTCACGAATCCGATAAAATATTATTAA